A region of the Arenibacter antarcticus genome:
TAGCAAGTTTCTTTTCGAAGGCTTGGTAATAGATATGGATACCTTCGGGTTTATTTTCGCATTTCAGGTCCTTCCCACTATTATTTTCTTTTCGGCCCTAACTTCTGTTTTATTCTATTTGGGGATAATTCAAAAAGTAGTAAAGGCATTGGCTTGGTTATTGTCGCAATCCCTAGGAATTTCGGGGGCAGAAAGTTTAAGCGTAACCGGTAATATTTTTTTAGGACAAACAGAGGCGCCTTTGTTGATCAAGGCCTATTTAGAAAAAATGACCCGATCAGAAATACTATTGGTAATGATTGGAGGTATGGCCACTGTTGCAGGGGCAGTATTGGCAGCCTATATCGGTTTTCTTGGTGGCGATGACCCACTTCTGCGACTTCAGTTTGCGAAACACCTTTTAGCTGCATCCGTTATGGCGGCACCTGGCGCAATTGTCATCTCTAAAATCTTATACCCACAGACCGAAGCCATAAATACAGATGTTCATGTTTCCAACGAAAAAATTGGCACCAACATTCTGGATTCTATTTCCAATGGTACTACCGAGGGCCTTAAATTAGCCGTTAACGTCGGTGCTATGCTTCTGGTTTTTGTAGCCTTTATTGCAATGATCAACGGCATCTTAAATTGGACCGGAGAAATTACGGACCTAAACTCATGGATAACTGCCAATTCCCCCTATGAGAATTTTTCATTGGAAGCCATTCTCGGAACTCTTTTTGCTCCCCTAATGTGGCTAATTGGAGTAGAATCTATAGACATTATGTTGATGGGACAGTTATTGGGAATTAAACTTGCTGCAAGCGAATTTATAGGATACATACAATTGGCAGACCTAAAGGATATCACCAGTGCAACCCATTTCACATATAACAAATCTATTATAATGGCGACCTATATGCTATGTGGATTTGCTAATTTCGCCTCTATTGGCATTCAAATTGGCGGCATAGGCTCCTTGGCACCAGGGCAACGAAAGACCCTTTCCGAGTTTGGAATGAAAGCCGTATTAGGTGGCTCCTTGGCATCGCTACTTTCCGCAGCTATCGCTGGCATGATATTGGGTTAAAAGTAAAACAATATTAAATATTTGCTATAGATCGCTAATGCAAGACAAACACTAATTATACTCAGGTTAATTAATGTTCGTACCATCCAGATTTGCTTTAAAAAGTTATGCTTCAGCATCCTTGTCAATAAGACTGCAAAACCCATATACAAAAACCAAGTCGTAAAAAACAGTGATATATTTGATCGGAAGATTGAGGTGACAGTATCGTGAATCAAGCCACAGAAAATAAAGGTAAAAACTAATGAAATAGAAACCGGAAAGGTTTTTCTTAGCGGTTTAAAAATATATTTCCCCAAATAATATCCGAAAATGGGGTTCCAATAATTCCAAAAAGTAGAAAAATTTTTAGCCCCCAAAGAACGATAAAGATTGTTCCTCAACGATTTTGGCTTTCCAGCCGATACCCCATTCCTTCTTTTGATATATTCTGCTAAGGTTATATTCATTCTGACGTACGTTTGGTTTGCTAGGTCAATAGCATGATTCTGATTCGCAAAACCCAATAGAATTTAAACCGGTCAACAAACCTCCGTTAAATTTAGGTGTTTTATTTGGAGCGCACTGAATTACTATTCGCTTTGTTTAATGCTTAAATACGCTTACCTATAGCTACTTCTAAACCACTTGAAAATTAATTGAGTCACAATTATAATCTCATTTTAGGTTCTTTTTCAGTATTTGCCACTACCTTTATATATAATGTCACAATATGAAAGAAAAGCAAACTATTGTAGTGGTAGGAGGTGGATTTGCAGGGCTGGAATTTGTAAAAAGATTGGGGAATTCCAGCAAATACGAACTCATCCTAGTGGATTGCAATAACTATAACTTCTTTCCACCACTAATCTATCAGGTATCTACAGGTTTTATGGAGCCTTCTGCCATCAGTTATCCCTTTCGGAAAATTTTGAGGGATAAAAAGAGTGTCCGCTTTAGACTAGGGGCAATGATAAAGGTAGTTCCATCAGAAAATAAGATCATTTTAAACAATGGCGTAATAAAGTACGATATCCTGGTTATGGCTACTGGAGCAGAAACCAACTTTTTTGGCAA
Encoded here:
- a CDS encoding NupC/NupG family nucleoside CNT transporter; amino-acid sequence: MRNKLWVLLILFCIATPSLAQESSTQSAIVETVGFIPNQGFSFQSIWRGILGMFSLIFIAYLFSNNKKAINWKTAGIGLLIQLLLAVCILIGEKIGFNAFGYRFDLSFVSKIFEFGGEIFVSILDFTRAGSKFLFEGLVIDMDTFGFIFAFQVLPTIIFFSALTSVLFYLGIIQKVVKALAWLLSQSLGISGAESLSVTGNIFLGQTEAPLLIKAYLEKMTRSEILLVMIGGMATVAGAVLAAYIGFLGGDDPLLRLQFAKHLLAASVMAAPGAIVISKILYPQTEAINTDVHVSNEKIGTNILDSISNGTTEGLKLAVNVGAMLLVFVAFIAMINGILNWTGEITDLNSWITANSPYENFSLEAILGTLFAPLMWLIGVESIDIMLMGQLLGIKLAASEFIGYIQLADLKDITSATHFTYNKSIIMATYMLCGFANFASIGIQIGGIGSLAPGQRKTLSEFGMKAVLGGSLASLLSAAIAGMILG